Within Hypomesus transpacificus isolate Combined female chromosome 10, fHypTra1, whole genome shotgun sequence, the genomic segment GGGAGTGTCAGGTATCTTGTCCAGTTATTACTTTTTCCTTTAAGATGTGAAAATGGTTCTAGCCTTTGAAAGCTTAAAACCCACATCGGTCCTTAATGAAAAtactttctgattctgagaaTTGCAATTTTTATAAATGGCTCTTAGTAACAATCTTTTGTTGTTCCACTTCTTTACTAAATGCTATTGTACACCCTATATCTGATGGACAAGTTAGGTCCTATTAGGTTAGTGCATTTGCAATAGTTTGGGTTTGATATGTATATTAAACTTGTCTAACAAGGTCTCAAGTCAAGTGATCGCTCATGTGGTTGTGTCAATAATCGTCCATTTGCACGGATGTGTTACACTAACGTGCTGTTGCACTGCGGGTCAGAGTAGCGACTAATGCTGAATTAGTGCTACCATTAGGAGACCATGAAAAGTTTTGCATGAGGAGTGGTGGAACTCTTGGGGAGAAGCACTTCTCTTTGCACGCAAAGAACTCCCGCGTCCATGCCGTATTTCtttaataatttattttcacatgGCCAGTATAGGCTAACCGTCAGACCGGTGTCCTTCAGGTTTGGTTAACAAAATCTTATCCTCATTAATCCAAAACTAATATATCCAATAACATCCAGAAAGACAATCATAATATTAATATCATAAATAGGCTACACAAAGAAACAGCAACAGTACAATTGAAATAACATGTCTCACTTATGTCAAAATATTAACCCCAGTGATAAAACAGTTAGGCCTAGGTTGGTGACAAAGACCCATAACCTACATAAAGTGACTTCAGACATGAAAACATAATCATATAGCCCATCATGTTAAGCTTTTCAGACAATGACAATCAATGTGATCACTTGTGGTTGCCGCTCTTCCACATGTTGTGCTTCCGGCCTACCCCGTCGAGTGGTGGGTCCTCTCAGCACGGTACCGTGATTAATTCGGTTAGGTCAGAGCACCTAGGACCGCAAGCACAGGGTCGCACAGCGAACACCCAGAGCTTTAATACACAATCCAATAAAACGTCATCCTTATACCCTAATCAAGTTCGACATTCGATTAGACCTTTGAGCAGGATTGGGCTAATATTTTACTTTGTATAAGTAGCCTAATttctacagtaggcctacttggtttGTAGCCTAAATATCACAAACATTTGGGCTTGTagaaaaaagagagactgagaaactACAGAACAATGCATGTTCATCAAACTACAATGACTATAAAAAGATATTTGCAGATTAATACGAAAACCACACTGTAAAGTAAGTGCGTGTTTTTAGAGGGCAATGATTGTGTTAAGTGACACTCATAAaatcctgccaaagtaaattccttgtctgtgcaaactttcatggcgattgaAACCCTTTATAATTCTGATAAAGTCATAAATAATTTCTCCACATATACacttttattgctttaaactTATTTTACTGTAGGCCTATTACCCGCATCCTAACTGAGTCATTTAGGCCCCTCTTTGACATTTTACAATAATCTATGTGCATCACGTTCTTAGGCTAGCCTATGAAACATCGTTCTCATTTAATCGacacatttaaaataaagaCTTCAATTTGAGACGTATAATTAAGTTCACAAAACTTGCTACAGCAAAAACAGTTAAGTGTCGTTGTTTAGCACAACTAGGGTGTTGTGTCTGGTCCTGGATCAGTTGTGGAGAAGAAAAAACCTCGAGCGCCCAACAAGTGTGACACATCCACTTGAACTCTCGAGGCTACTGCTGTGGAGAGTTCCTGTTGGCCAATCACAAAGCACCCTTAGCCCCCAGGACGTTCTTCTCCTTAACCAATCAGAGGCCTGAAAGCCccgaaaaagagagaagagcaaCAACATATAAAATGTTTCACTTACACACATTTTCTCAATTCACCTCAAGAGTGTCAAAAACGACCTCAGCTGAAAGCGGCCTGCGGTCTCGCCCGATGcaaactataaaaaaaaaactgtttctaAAGTTATCACATTGATCATCACGGTGGATACTGACGCATGATCCAGTTCTCGAGGATATAACTTCAGTCTGTTGCCATTTCGACGAGGCACCTTGCTTCCCTCCTCATCCAAGAGTCGTCAAATCCACGGTGTAAAACTTCTGGAGGAATATAATTGTTTCAAGCCTAATTCTGTCTTGGCAGAGGGTCAGGAATCATGACGGCACTTGCAGGAGGCATTCAGAGAATGATGCGACCAACTCCACATCAGAACTACCCGCGGGGAGGATACTCATTGGAAGGTATTGTCAACATTTAAATCGAAAAGTATATTCTTGTAGCCTTTTTCTTTATTACATGGAACGCGTTATAAGTTTGTTGACACATGAGAGTTGAGTTGAAGAGATGCAGTGTCATAACATAATTTCCACTCAATTAGCTTGTAATAAACATGCACACTTACAGTGTTTATGAATCTATAAATgaagagtagtgtgtgtgtgtgtgtgtgtgtgtgggggggggggggggggggggtactgttaCTATCAGAAAGGAAACATCAAAATTAAAAAAGCTTAAGCCTTTCTGTATTATTTATACCCTATGCCAGGCCTATTATTAGGCCCACAGCATTGAAGGACTGATCCAGTGTCAATGTTTCGGATACAGTTTTCTATGTAGTCTAGTACTAAGTTATTGTTACTATTATTGTGATCAACTATTGTGATCTACTTTACCCCTACTTTATTCCTTCTATCCAGTCTCAACCCCTTTAGGGCAGGGTCGCGTGAACCAGCTTGGTGGTGTTTTCATCAACGGTCGACCTCTTCCCAACCATATTCGGCACAAGATTGTGGAGATGGCCCATCACGGCGTCCGACCGTGTGTCATCTCCCGCCAGCTCCGAGTGTCCCACGGCTGCGTTTCCAAAATCTTGTGCCGGTATCAGGAGACTGGTTCCATTAGACCCGGGGCTATCGGAGGCAGCAAACCAAAGGTGAAGAGTTTATGAGGCTTTCATACACTGCGGTCAAGTGATATGTGATCGATTTAGTCTATGCGGTAGCAGGGCTGAAAAAAAGTTAAAGAAACAAGTTTTACACCACTTTAAAACATGCTGAAGTAAGTAGGCATAGTTTATGCTGGTCGTCAACAGGCCTCAGTCCCGCTGAGTTGAAAGCGCGGACATAGTAGAATTAACTGCAAAAGTTAGTGGGCCTAGGCtatattttatacattttttatgacattTGTATTTTGATTAGGACTACTGAAACCAAAAAGTCTCGTTAAGCACAATGTTCTTGTATCCTGAAATCACCCAAAATATGCAGCCTGCTTGTGAATTAATAGACCTACATGTATCAAATGTATCTTTAATTTTTGTAACGTGCAGCAGACAACATCACCAGACCTGGACAGGAAAATTGAGGAGTACAAGCGAGACAATCCTGGAATGTTCAGCTGGGAAATCAGGGATAAATTATTGAAAGATGGGATCTGCGACAGGAACAACGTCCCGTCAGGTAAAACATTTAAACCGATATTTGCCTATATTGTGTTGTAGGTTTAGGCTATTTGACTGAAATTAGTTAATATTCGGCTTGTTTATGGAAACTATAATCTATAGGTAGTACAGGCTGTTCTAGGCCTTTAAATTATTGAGTAAAAAAAATCTGTAACGTTTTAAAGTAGGCCCTATTTTAAAACTGAAATAATTATTATTTGCGTTAAATTCTAATTACGTCAAGACTATGCTCTACAACTTATTCCACTCAAGGCGGGTTAAGCAGTTTGCATTTTTACTTTTCAAGTGAGTTCCATCAGTCGCATCATGCGCTGTAAATTCGGTGGAGTCGGGGAATAtgaggaagatgatgatgaaaTCGAAAAGAGGGAATTGGAAGAGAGCGAACGACGGACGAAACACAGCATCGACGGCATTCTCGGGGACAGATGTGAGTTAACGAATTTTATTAAATCGATGCAGAGGCAATGTGAAGGAGTTACCTCTGTGCGAAAAGATGGCCTAGTATTTCCGTCTCAGTTTttatacacattttaaatgtttttttttgctggtgTAGGCCTATGCTATTCATGGCACAGTTAGCCTAATCATGGCCCACAGGCCTATTTCTTACACAGTTAAGGACCATTGAGAAGTTATCCCCTGGTTTAATTTGGAAACATACCCTAAACATTTAGGAAAAGGCCTTAATGTCAGATGCATCATACATTGTATTGTTTATAATGAATTAGGTTGTACAATGCTATTGCCCTCATGCTCTCTCATCTCGAAAATATCCAACTGTGTAGTAGCAAATGTGTCTATTGGGAAATATTATGTTTAAATGGTTTATTGATTTGTTATTGATATGGTAAATTTTAGAATTGAATAGCGTGACAACGATAATAGTATGATTATTTCTGAGTTCTGGCGTGTAGGCTAAAGATATTCCATTTCAATCTTGAATATCTAATACTTTAggtatcgttttttttttaaatgagggCCTAATAAGGGACAAATAAAGTAGGCTAATATTGAATCTGGAATTGTCAATAGAATGCAGCTTTTAGTTGCTTTCGTTTCAATCAAAAGCAGGGACAAAAACTATATATTTAATCAAACATTTACACAACTTTTCCATGCCGTAAGAAACGGTCTCTTGCACATAATCTGACACTTGAGGATGAACTTGGGAGACAAAAGCGCGAGAGTCCATTGAAACTCACACTTCGGTTTTAGGTGCACAAAGCCTGCTATAGCGAGCAGCTCAGTGGTGTACAAAAAGACGCCAAATCTTTTCAAAatgcagagagaaaaggagaaaaaatgcGCTGACAAAGGCTTAGGAGAAGACATTACGGACCCGCAATGACCGATGAATTATTCAAGGAGTTCGAATAGGCTCCACTCAGACTCATTTTATAGACTGCACGCTCAGAGAAAATGCCCGTTTTCACCTACAAAATGTTCATTTGGGGGTTTATTCAGCGTCAGGCGATGGCGCTTGCGTcacagaaagaaagagttgCCCCTCCCAATAAGCAACCCGTTCTCGCAGCTCTTTCTGAACACCTGTTGAATTGTGACCTGTTGAAGATATAAGGAATGTGGCCTCTCTCCTGTAAGGCACAGAGTGATTGTCAAGTCGAAATTTTTCTATGTGGTTGTGGCAGTTGAGAAACCACTGATATTATTATGTGGAATCAAGCATGCTTGTCTTTTGGCCTGATAATTTCGTCTCCTATATGAGTACACTTACATAAACTTTGCTTTTGCAAAATAAACAACACATTACTGATTGCAGCTTCAATTTATGACTTCACTTAGCACCTCAAGAACGCTGACCTCATTAGATGGATCAATGTCCCTTCACTTTTACGTGCACTATTGTTACAG encodes:
- the LOC124472305 gene encoding paired box protein Pax-3-like → MTALAGGIQRMMRPTPHQNYPRGGYSLEVSTPLGQGRVNQLGGVFINGRPLPNHIRHKIVEMAHHGVRPCVISRQLRVSHGCVSKILCRYQETGSIRPGAIGGSKPKQTTSPDLDRKIEEYKRDNPGMFSWEIRDKLLKDGICDRNNVPSVSSISRIMRCKFGGVGEYEEDDDEIEKRELEESERRTKHSIDGILGDRCELTNFIKSMQRQCEGVTSVWFSNRRARWRKQAGANQLMAFNHLIPGGFPPSAMSSLQPYQLSDSPYPPTSISQVPEQPGTVHRPQPLPPTSVHQTGLGSSAGAQDGASTYCLSSGRHGFSSYSDSFGPTPAHGNQVNPSISSGLSPQVMGLLNPGGVPHQPQSDFALSPLTGGLEPGVGMAASCHGSQRLEALPGLTSTQSYCPATYSSPAYAVDHHPSYQYSQYGQSKMPFLI